Proteins co-encoded in one Sphingopyxis sp. BE259 genomic window:
- a CDS encoding LysR family transcriptional regulator, producing MDRAQLPLNALRAFEAAARHLNFTRAAIELCVSQGAVSHQVAQLERRLGTRLFHRLPRGLALTDEGHALVPVVADAFDRVAATLDQYSGGHFRETLKVGVVGTFATGWLLPRLDAFARAHPGIDLRIATNNNRVDLAGEALDFAIRFGDGAWHGTHAEPLLAAPLAPLCTPAIAAKLKSPADLIPERLLRSYRADEWVRWFTAAGLAAPLLRGPIFDSSTLMATAAAAGQGIALAPPAMFTRELASEILVQPFRITIDAGRYWLTRLISRAESDAMARFRGWLFDEISSAMTLASPPDAE from the coding sequence ATGGACCGCGCCCAACTGCCACTCAACGCGCTGCGCGCCTTCGAAGCCGCCGCGCGCCATCTCAACTTCACCCGCGCCGCCATTGAACTCTGCGTCAGCCAGGGCGCGGTCAGCCACCAGGTCGCGCAGCTCGAACGCCGCCTCGGCACCCGCCTGTTCCATCGCCTGCCGCGCGGCCTGGCGCTGACCGACGAAGGTCATGCACTCGTCCCCGTCGTCGCCGACGCCTTCGATCGCGTCGCCGCGACGCTCGATCAATATAGCGGCGGCCACTTTCGCGAGACGCTGAAAGTCGGCGTCGTCGGCACCTTCGCCACCGGCTGGCTGCTCCCGCGCCTCGACGCCTTCGCGCGCGCGCATCCCGGCATCGATCTGCGGATCGCAACCAACAACAACCGCGTCGATCTGGCGGGCGAGGCGCTCGATTTCGCCATCCGCTTCGGCGACGGCGCGTGGCACGGCACCCACGCCGAACCGCTGCTCGCCGCCCCGCTGGCGCCGCTCTGCACCCCCGCGATCGCCGCAAAGCTCAAAAGCCCCGCCGATCTGATCCCCGAACGCCTGCTGCGCTCGTATCGCGCCGACGAATGGGTCCGCTGGTTCACTGCAGCGGGGTTGGCCGCACCGCTCCTGCGCGGACCGATCTTCGACAGCAGCACGCTGATGGCGACCGCTGCCGCCGCGGGCCAAGGCATCGCCCTCGCGCCGCCCGCCATGTTCACCCGCGAACTCGCTTCGGAAATTCTCGTTCAGCCCTTCCGCATCACCATCGACGCCGGTCGCTACTGGCTCACCCGCCTGATCTCGCGCGCCGAAAGCGATGCCATGGCGCGCTTTCGCGGCTGGCTGTTCGATGAAATTTCGTCAGCGATGACGCTAGCCTCGCCGCCCGATGCCGAATAG
- the bla gene encoding subclass B3 metallo-beta-lactamase translates to MFEAISLFAWLAAANGAPVPAADPLTQPIVTSRTAQWLAPAKPEKILGTSYLVGFGGMSVALIDTGAGLVLVDGALPQAAPAILANVRALGFNPKDIKFILSTEPHFDHAGGLAALARDTGATVVASARGAEGLKSGRHAADDPQLAYGGSWPAVTTPVRVMADGEVLRLGKIAITAHATPGHTMGNMSWSWRACEQLGCKTIVFASSLNPVSADDYKFSSAAGAPFVAAFAQSWRTMEALPCDILIAAHPDNAGEGRYNANPGACRAYADRSRQALAKRLAAEKAGAIK, encoded by the coding sequence ATGTTCGAAGCAATCAGTCTGTTCGCGTGGCTTGCCGCGGCGAACGGAGCGCCGGTGCCCGCGGCCGATCCGCTGACCCAACCGATCGTGACGTCGCGCACGGCGCAGTGGCTGGCGCCCGCCAAGCCGGAGAAAATTCTGGGCACCAGCTATCTGGTCGGGTTCGGCGGGATGAGCGTGGCGCTGATCGATACCGGCGCCGGGCTGGTGCTGGTCGATGGCGCGTTGCCGCAAGCAGCGCCTGCGATCCTGGCGAATGTCCGGGCGCTGGGGTTCAATCCCAAAGACATCAAATTTATTCTGAGCACCGAGCCGCATTTCGACCATGCCGGTGGGCTGGCGGCGCTGGCGCGCGACACGGGCGCGACGGTGGTTGCGAGTGCGCGCGGCGCCGAAGGGCTGAAATCGGGGCGGCACGCCGCCGACGATCCGCAGCTGGCCTATGGCGGCAGCTGGCCCGCGGTGACGACGCCGGTGCGCGTGATGGCGGACGGCGAGGTGCTGCGGCTGGGCAAGATTGCGATCACCGCCCATGCGACGCCGGGGCATACGATGGGCAACATGAGCTGGAGCTGGCGGGCTTGTGAGCAGCTTGGGTGCAAGACGATCGTCTTTGCGTCGAGCCTGAATCCGGTGTCGGCGGATGATTATAAGTTCAGCAGCGCCGCGGGAGCGCCGTTCGTCGCGGCCTTTGCCCAAAGCTGGCGAACGATGGAGGCGCTGCCGTGCGACATCCTGATTGCGGCGCACCCCGACAATGCGGGGGAGGGGCGGTATAACGCCAATCCGGGGGCTTGCCGGGCTTATGCTGATCGGTCGCGTCAGGCGCTGGCGAAGCGGTTGGCGGCGGAGAAGGCGGGAGCGATAAAGTAG
- a CDS encoding ParA family protein — protein MRVLALASQKGGSGKTTLSGHLAVQAQLAGAGPVVLIDIDPQGSLADWWNERETDLPAFAQTTVARLASDLEILRQQGFKLAVIDTPPAITMAIQSVISVAELIVVPTRPSPHDLRAVGATVDLCERAGKPLVFVVNGATPKAKITSEAAVALSQHGTVAPITLHHRTDYAASMIDGRTVMEVDPNGRSAEEIRQLWTYMSDRLEKNFRRTIFAAPVPTQGNYGAVRPMGGGFGRRIAGQ, from the coding sequence GTGCGCGTTTTGGCATTGGCTTCACAAAAGGGCGGGTCGGGAAAAACGACCCTGTCGGGGCATCTCGCGGTACAGGCGCAGCTTGCGGGGGCAGGCCCGGTCGTCCTGATCGACATCGATCCGCAAGGCTCGCTGGCCGATTGGTGGAACGAGCGCGAAACCGACCTGCCGGCCTTTGCCCAGACCACCGTGGCGCGGCTCGCGTCCGACCTGGAAATCCTGCGCCAGCAGGGCTTCAAACTCGCGGTCATCGATACGCCGCCGGCGATCACCATGGCGATCCAGAGCGTGATTTCGGTCGCCGAACTGATTGTCGTGCCGACCCGGCCCAGCCCGCACGATCTGCGCGCCGTCGGCGCCACCGTCGACCTTTGCGAACGCGCCGGCAAGCCGCTGGTGTTCGTCGTCAACGGCGCGACCCCGAAAGCGAAAATCACCAGCGAGGCCGCGGTCGCGCTGTCGCAGCACGGCACCGTCGCCCCGATCACGTTGCATCACCGCACCGATTATGCCGCGTCGATGATCGACGGCCGCACGGTGATGGAAGTCGATCCCAATGGTCGATCGGCCGAAGAGATCCGCCAGTTGTGGACCTATATGAGCGATCGGCTCGAAAAGAATTTCCGCCGCACGATCTTTGCCGCGCCGGTTCCGACGCAGGGCAATTATGGCGCGGTGCGCCCGATGGGTGGTGGCTTTGGCCGCCGCATCGCTGGCCAGTGA
- the ilvN gene encoding acetolactate synthase small subunit, with protein sequence MKIKTEAGERHVLAVTVDNEAGILAKITGLFSARGYNIESLTVADISADHALSRITIVTSGPPAVIDQIIAQLDRLVPVHSVTDLADGGAHVEREIALVKVAGTGDKRIEALRMADVFRAKVVDTTLTSFIFEITGTSDKVDRFIALMRECGLVEVGRTGVVAIGRGAEAL encoded by the coding sequence ATGAAAATCAAAACCGAAGCGGGCGAGCGCCATGTGCTCGCCGTCACCGTCGATAACGAGGCGGGCATCCTGGCCAAGATCACCGGGCTGTTCTCCGCCCGCGGCTATAATATCGAAAGCCTGACCGTCGCCGACATCAGCGCCGATCATGCCCTGTCGCGGATCACCATCGTCACCAGCGGCCCGCCCGCGGTCATCGACCAGATCATCGCGCAGCTCGACCGGCTGGTTCCCGTCCACTCGGTCACCGACCTTGCCGACGGCGGCGCGCATGTCGAGCGCGAGATCGCGCTCGTGAAGGTCGCGGGCACCGGCGACAAACGGATTGAGGCGCTGCGTATGGCGGACGTGTTTCGCGCCAAGGTCGTCGACACGACGCTGACCAGCTTCATCTTCGAAATCACCGGGACGAGCGACAAGGTCGACCGCTTCATCGCGCTGATGCGCGAATGCGGGCTGGTCGAAGTCGGTCGCACCGGCGTCGTCGCCATCGGCCGCGGGGCGGAGGCGCTCTAG
- the ilvB gene encoding biosynthetic-type acetolactate synthase large subunit translates to MTEMSGADMVVQALVDLGVDTVFGYPGGAVLPIYDALFKHPTIKHILVRHEQAATHAAEGYARSTGKPGVVLVTSGPGATNAVTGITDALMDSIPMVVLTGQVSTALIGTDAFQECDTVGITRHCTKHNYLVMDPERLGPILHEAFYIATNGRPGPVVIDIPKNVQVATGNYVIPEKIAHKSYRPQAEPDADAIAQAVAMIAAAERPIFYTGGGVINAGPDASAALRQLVALTGAPVTSTLMGLGAFPADDDKWLGMLGMHGTFEANMAMNRADLIIAVGARFDDRVTGRLDAFSPDSKKIHIDIDRSSINKIVAVDLAIVGDAGRAVDAIIAGWQDAGHQARDLGEWWRRVDGWRATRCLDFPEKKEDGAEIMPQRAVKALFDATRGMDPIITTEVGQHQMWAAQHFHFDSPNRWLTSGGLGTMGYGFPAAVGAQIAHPDRLVICIAGEASLQMNIQEMGTVSQYRLPVKIFILNNQWMGMVRQWQELTYESRYSNSYSDSLPDFVKLADAYDWTGLRIDTLGELADGIQQMIDTPGPVIVDCRVAQLANCFPMIPSGAAHTEMLLQPSDVTGTMDDEAKALV, encoded by the coding sequence GTGACGGAAATGAGCGGTGCCGACATGGTGGTTCAGGCGCTGGTCGATCTTGGGGTCGATACAGTGTTCGGCTATCCGGGTGGCGCGGTGCTCCCGATTTACGACGCGCTGTTCAAGCACCCGACTATCAAACACATACTCGTCCGCCACGAACAGGCCGCGACCCACGCCGCCGAGGGCTATGCGCGCTCGACCGGCAAACCCGGCGTCGTGCTCGTAACCTCCGGTCCTGGCGCGACCAATGCCGTCACCGGAATCACCGACGCGCTGATGGACTCGATTCCGATGGTCGTCCTCACCGGCCAGGTGTCGACCGCCTTGATCGGCACCGACGCCTTTCAGGAATGTGACACCGTCGGCATCACCCGCCACTGCACCAAGCATAATTATCTGGTGATGGACCCCGAACGCCTCGGCCCGATCCTGCACGAGGCATTTTACATCGCGACTAACGGCCGCCCTGGCCCGGTGGTGATCGACATCCCCAAGAACGTGCAGGTCGCGACCGGAAATTATGTGATCCCCGAAAAGATCGCGCACAAAAGCTATCGCCCGCAGGCCGAACCCGACGCCGATGCGATTGCCCAGGCTGTCGCGATGATCGCCGCGGCGGAGCGCCCGATCTTCTACACTGGCGGCGGCGTCATCAACGCCGGACCCGACGCGAGCGCGGCGCTGCGCCAGCTTGTCGCGCTCACCGGCGCGCCGGTCACCTCGACCCTAATGGGCCTCGGCGCTTTCCCCGCCGACGATGACAAATGGCTCGGGATGCTCGGCATGCACGGCACGTTCGAGGCCAATATGGCGATGAACCGCGCCGACCTGATCATCGCCGTCGGGGCGCGCTTCGACGACCGCGTCACCGGCCGCCTCGACGCCTTCTCGCCCGATTCCAAAAAGATCCATATCGACATCGATCGCAGTTCGATCAACAAGATCGTTGCCGTCGATCTCGCCATCGTCGGCGATGCCGGGCGCGCGGTCGATGCGATCATCGCGGGCTGGCAGGACGCAGGACACCAAGCGCGCGACCTTGGCGAATGGTGGCGCCGCGTCGACGGCTGGCGCGCGACGCGCTGCCTCGACTTCCCCGAAAAGAAAGAAGACGGCGCCGAGATCATGCCGCAGCGCGCGGTCAAGGCGCTGTTCGACGCCACCCGCGGCATGGACCCGATCATCACCACCGAGGTCGGCCAGCACCAGATGTGGGCGGCGCAGCATTTCCATTTCGACAGCCCCAACCGCTGGCTGACCAGCGGCGGCCTCGGCACCATGGGTTACGGCTTCCCCGCCGCAGTCGGGGCCCAGATCGCGCACCCCGACCGCCTCGTCATCTGCATCGCGGGCGAAGCCAGCTTGCAGATGAACATCCAGGAGATGGGGACGGTCAGCCAGTACCGCCTGCCAGTGAAGATCTTCATCCTCAACAACCAGTGGATGGGCATGGTTCGCCAGTGGCAGGAACTGACCTATGAAAGCCGCTATTCGAACAGCTATTCGGACAGCCTGCCCGATTTCGTCAAACTCGCCGACGCCTATGACTGGACCGGCCTGCGCATCGACACCCTCGGCGAGCTTGCGGACGGCATCCAACAGATGATCGACACCCCCGGCCCGGTGATCGTCGACTGCCGGGTCGCCCAGCTCGCTAACTGCTTCCCGATGATCCCCTCGGGCGCGGCGCACACCGAAATGCTCCTCCAGCCAAGCGACGTCACCGGCACGATGGACGACGAAGCGAAAGCATTGGTCTAA
- the ilvC gene encoding ketol-acid reductoisomerase, producing the protein MQVYYDRDADQDLIKGKKVAVVGYGSQGHAHAQNLRDSGVTEVAIALRAGSATAKKAEAAGFKVLSNKEAAQWADVIMVVAPDEHQAKIYADDLAENMKPGAALAFAHGLNIHFGLIEARPDIDVFMVAPKGPGHTVRSEYQKGGGVPCLIAVAQEASGNSGNGYAKALALSYASAVGGGRSGVIETTFKEECETDLFGEQAVLCGGITHLIQAGFETLVEAGYAPEMAYFECLHETKLIVDLLYEGGIANMRYSISNTAEYGDIKTGPRIITDETKKEMKRVLADIQSGRFVKDFVLDNQAGQPELKASRKAAAAHPIEQVGGELRAMMPWIAKNQLVDKAKN; encoded by the coding sequence ATGCAAGTCTATTACGATCGCGACGCCGACCAGGATCTGATCAAGGGCAAAAAGGTCGCCGTTGTCGGCTACGGCAGCCAAGGCCACGCCCACGCGCAGAACCTGCGCGACAGCGGCGTCACCGAGGTCGCAATCGCGCTGCGCGCCGGGTCGGCGACCGCCAAAAAGGCCGAAGCTGCGGGCTTCAAGGTGCTGTCGAACAAGGAAGCCGCGCAGTGGGCCGACGTCATCATGGTCGTCGCCCCTGACGAGCATCAGGCCAAAATCTACGCCGACGACCTGGCTGAAAACATGAAGCCCGGCGCCGCGCTCGCCTTCGCGCACGGCCTCAACATCCACTTCGGCCTGATCGAAGCCCGCCCCGACATCGACGTGTTCATGGTCGCCCCCAAAGGCCCGGGCCACACGGTGCGCAGCGAATATCAAAAGGGCGGCGGCGTTCCCTGCCTGATTGCGGTGGCGCAGGAAGCGAGCGGCAACAGCGGCAACGGCTATGCCAAAGCGCTCGCGCTCAGCTACGCCTCGGCCGTCGGCGGCGGCCGCAGCGGCGTCATCGAAACCACCTTTAAGGAAGAGTGCGAAACCGATCTGTTCGGCGAACAGGCGGTGCTGTGCGGCGGCATCACCCACTTAATCCAGGCCGGGTTCGAAACGCTGGTCGAGGCCGGCTATGCCCCCGAAATGGCCTATTTCGAATGCCTCCACGAAACCAAGCTGATCGTCGACCTGCTCTATGAAGGCGGCATCGCCAACATGCGCTATTCGATCAGCAACACCGCCGAATATGGCGACATCAAAACCGGCCCGCGCATCATCACCGACGAAACGAAGAAGGAAATGAAGCGTGTCCTCGCCGACATCCAGTCGGGCCGCTTCGTCAAGGACTTCGTGCTCGACAACCAGGCCGGCCAGCCCGAGCTGAAGGCCAGCCGCAAAGCCGCCGCCGCCCACCCGATCGAACAGGTCGGCGGCGAACTGCGCGCCATGATGCCGTGGATCGCCAAGAACCAGCTGGTGGATAAAGCCAAGAACTGA
- a CDS encoding SPOR domain-containing protein, giving the protein MRHFRTAVSLALPLIAATMLTAPAHADVKDGVDAWQRGDYQAAVAAWRAEALAGDADAQFNLGQAYKLGRGVPADLVQAESWYRRAAKQGHLQAEDNLGLVLFTANRRDEAMPFITRSAERGEPRAQYVLGTALFNGDLAPQDLPRAYALTKRASDAGLGIASARLAQLDMLIPLDQRQRGIAMLPAIEKNEARARLTAVTAAAPAAAKPAPASPIKTASLPASAPGTSYTPPPVIAAGPPPANLPPTRLPSPAAQAAATAAAEATAAATAATDSGKPGTTYAPPPANDKPSPAPVAAKPKPPFNNDPITIRETPTPARPGGGNSPWRAQLGAFGVEANARNLWASLGKKHPAVAARQPVYVKTGKVTRLQTGGFANKGEANNFCAALSKSGQACLVVDK; this is encoded by the coding sequence ATGCGTCATTTCCGCACCGCCGTTTCGTTGGCGTTGCCGCTGATTGCGGCAACGATGCTGACCGCGCCCGCCCATGCCGACGTCAAGGACGGCGTCGATGCGTGGCAGCGCGGCGACTATCAGGCGGCGGTCGCCGCGTGGCGCGCCGAGGCGCTGGCCGGCGATGCCGATGCCCAGTTCAACCTTGGTCAGGCCTATAAGCTCGGCCGCGGCGTTCCCGCCGATCTGGTTCAGGCCGAAAGCTGGTATCGCCGCGCCGCCAAACAAGGGCATTTGCAGGCCGAGGATAATCTTGGCCTCGTCCTGTTCACCGCCAACCGCCGCGACGAAGCAATGCCGTTCATCACCCGCTCGGCCGAACGCGGCGAACCGCGCGCCCAATATGTCCTTGGCACCGCGCTGTTCAACGGCGACCTCGCGCCGCAGGATCTACCGCGCGCCTATGCGCTGACCAAGCGCGCCAGCGACGCCGGGCTCGGCATCGCCTCGGCCCGCCTGGCGCAGCTCGATATGCTCATCCCGCTCGACCAGCGCCAGCGCGGCATCGCGATGCTGCCCGCGATCGAAAAGAACGAGGCGCGCGCGCGCCTGACGGCGGTGACCGCCGCGGCGCCCGCTGCCGCGAAACCCGCCCCCGCGTCGCCGATCAAGACCGCCAGCCTGCCCGCCTCGGCGCCCGGCACCAGCTATACCCCGCCGCCGGTGATCGCCGCCGGGCCGCCGCCCGCCAATTTGCCGCCGACCCGGCTGCCCAGCCCGGCCGCGCAGGCGGCCGCGACGGCCGCAGCCGAAGCCACCGCTGCCGCCACCGCCGCGACGGACAGCGGCAAACCGGGAACGACCTACGCGCCGCCGCCCGCGAACGACAAGCCGTCGCCCGCACCGGTAGCGGCCAAACCCAAGCCGCCCTTCAACAACGATCCCATCACGATCCGCGAAACCCCCACCCCGGCCCGCCCCGGCGGCGGCAACAGCCCGTGGCGCGCCCAGCTCGGCGCCTTCGGGGTCGAGGCGAACGCCCGCAACCTGTGGGCCTCGCTCGGCAAGAAACACCCCGCCGTCGCCGCACGCCAGCCGGTTTACGTCAAGACCGGTAAGGTCACCCGCCTCCAGACCGGCGGCTTTGCGAACAAGGGCGAAGCCAACAACTTCTGCGCCGCGCTCAGCAAGAGCGGCCAGGCGTGTTTGGTGGTGGATAAGTAA
- a CDS encoding DUF1963 domain-containing protein — protein sequence MDSSAKIAEIFARHRSAAVLLHRPYPPFASAATQSRFGGLPALPDAIEWPRMKDGTPLHFLAQIDCSALPVRGVLPDRGLLFFFGRDDDEQIWGEDYVGDQAWRVIHAPGAVGDDPARPAPPDLMPIGGSYPRPNWRPLLLEGETGPNVHVEWPIELRAMDTWPDAAALTDEDFGAGSGEGWRSRLLALVNKEKQAQQQEADRAQLWDAYQDQLDVKRADAFYAASGFARPRPKTGEPYFRNTQLAMRILQEDSGSHAWPDRWIHVGFFCRALRAGLERPTARKNIEDAEARIAAAAKWISIADASDPAAPVPAAERDTFRRWATSMQRGEAKVALDYAVADWMLEAAKAAIRSFAHDPRKAALITPTLYDVMAPHFQGDSAWGIQYSQMLGHAPSSQQARETDDPTVCLLNLASDAGLGWMFGDVGEATFWIAPDALAQRDFSKAWATLEGH from the coding sequence ATGGATTCGAGCGCAAAGATTGCCGAAATATTCGCGCGGCATCGCAGCGCGGCGGTGTTACTGCACCGGCCTTATCCGCCGTTCGCGTCCGCCGCGACGCAGAGCCGATTCGGGGGGTTGCCCGCGTTGCCCGACGCGATCGAATGGCCGCGGATGAAAGACGGAACGCCGCTGCATTTCCTGGCGCAGATCGATTGCAGCGCGCTGCCGGTGCGCGGCGTCTTGCCCGATCGCGGCCTGTTGTTCTTTTTCGGGCGCGACGATGACGAACAGATCTGGGGCGAAGATTATGTCGGCGACCAGGCGTGGCGGGTGATCCACGCGCCGGGCGCGGTCGGCGACGATCCGGCCCGCCCGGCGCCGCCCGATCTGATGCCGATCGGCGGCTCTTATCCGCGGCCCAACTGGCGGCCGTTGCTGCTGGAGGGCGAGACGGGGCCGAATGTCCATGTCGAATGGCCGATCGAATTGCGGGCGATGGACACATGGCCCGACGCGGCGGCGCTGACCGACGAGGATTTTGGCGCAGGCAGCGGTGAAGGCTGGCGATCGCGGTTGTTGGCGCTGGTCAACAAGGAGAAGCAGGCGCAGCAGCAGGAGGCCGATCGCGCCCAGCTGTGGGACGCCTATCAGGATCAGCTGGACGTGAAGCGCGCCGACGCCTTTTACGCCGCCAGCGGCTTTGCGCGGCCGCGGCCCAAGACCGGCGAGCCCTATTTTCGCAACACCCAGTTGGCGATGCGGATCCTGCAAGAAGACAGCGGCAGCCACGCGTGGCCCGATCGCTGGATCCATGTCGGCTTTTTCTGCCGCGCGCTGCGCGCCGGTTTGGAGCGGCCGACGGCGCGCAAGAATATCGAGGATGCCGAAGCACGCATCGCTGCGGCGGCGAAGTGGATCAGCATCGCCGATGCGTCCGATCCGGCAGCGCCGGTTCCTGCGGCCGAGCGCGACACTTTCCGGCGCTGGGCAACATCGATGCAGCGCGGCGAGGCGAAGGTGGCGCTGGATTATGCGGTCGCCGACTGGATGCTGGAAGCGGCAAAAGCGGCGATCCGCAGCTTTGCCCATGATCCGCGAAAGGCGGCGCTGATCACGCCCACCCTCTACGATGTGATGGCGCCGCATTTTCAGGGCGATTCGGCGTGGGGCATCCAATATTCGCAGATGCTGGGCCATGCCCCGTCGTCGCAGCAAGCTCGGGAGACCGACGATCCGACCGTGTGTTTGCTCAACCTGGCCAGCGATGCCGGGCTGGGATGGATGTTCGGGGATGTCGGCGAAGCGACGTTCTGGATCGCCCCCGACGCCCTGGCGCAGCGCGATTTCAGCAAGGCCTGGGCGACGCTGGAGGGGCATTGA
- the serB gene encoding phosphoserine phosphatase SerB → MFVATLIAAGKLTDEVVREAIDRLDATGHDVGAPHWLDVGDAADIVFQGSLVSARAELALMDHGALDTIVQPQGDRTKKLIIADMDSTMITVECIDELADYAGLKPQIAAITERAMRGELDFRAALIERVGLLAGMPEATLVECRMERVKLTRGARTLVQTMKAHGAYSVLVSGGFTAFAGPVGEAIGFDKVVANALEIKDGKLTGRVIEPIVDSAAKLETLKAEAAKHGLPLAETLAVGDGANDIPMITSAGLGVGYYPHPAAGEAAAAVVRHHDLTALLWAQGYPRRSWVLG, encoded by the coding sequence ATGTTCGTCGCGACGCTGATAGCAGCCGGGAAGCTGACCGACGAGGTGGTTCGCGAAGCGATCGACCGGCTCGACGCCACAGGCCACGATGTCGGCGCGCCGCACTGGCTGGATGTCGGTGATGCCGCCGACATCGTCTTTCAGGGCAGCCTGGTCAGCGCGCGCGCCGAACTGGCGTTGATGGACCATGGCGCGCTCGACACGATCGTCCAGCCGCAGGGCGACCGGACGAAGAAGCTGATCATCGCCGATATGGATTCGACGATGATCACCGTCGAGTGCATCGACGAACTGGCCGATTATGCCGGGCTGAAGCCGCAGATCGCGGCGATTACCGAGCGCGCGATGCGCGGCGAACTCGATTTCCGCGCCGCGCTGATCGAGCGCGTCGGGTTGCTGGCCGGGATGCCCGAAGCCACCTTGGTCGAATGCCGGATGGAGCGGGTGAAGCTGACGCGCGGGGCGCGGACATTGGTGCAGACGATGAAGGCGCATGGCGCGTATTCGGTGCTGGTTTCGGGGGGCTTTACCGCTTTTGCCGGGCCGGTGGGCGAGGCGATCGGGTTCGACAAGGTGGTTGCGAACGCGCTGGAGATTAAGGACGGCAAGTTGACCGGGCGGGTCATCGAGCCGATCGTAGATAGCGCCGCGAAGCTGGAGACGCTGAAGGCCGAGGCGGCGAAGCACGGCCTGCCGCTGGCCGAGACGCTGGCGGTCGGCGACGGCGCCAACGACATTCCGATGATCACGTCGGCCGGGCTGGGCGTGGGCTATTATCCGCACCCGGCGGCGGGCGAGGCCGCGGCGGCGGTGGTGCGGCACCATGACCTGACGGCATTGTTATGGGCGCAGGGCTATCCGCGGCGGAGCTGGGTGCTGGGGTAG
- the miaA gene encoding tRNA (adenosine(37)-N6)-dimethylallyltransferase MiaA, producing the protein MATPLSSFGPRPPVALIAGPTASGKSAMAVHLAKAVGRGVVINADASQVYADLRILSARPSDEEMAGIPHHLFGHVNAAEAHNAARWADDARVAIAAAHAASEIPILVGGTGLHIRTLLDGISPIPDIDPDVRAAVRALPVAEAHAALTREDPATAARLNSTDTTRIARALEVVRSTGHPLGHWHAAHTGGIGDTITLAPLILLPPREWLRDRCDQRLVQMFDGGAVAEVEALLARNLDPDLPAMRAIGVPQIAQYLTGTIDRDQALTLTQAATRQYAKRQYTWFRNQPPADWPRHSESLNNDSIDELAIILRQSLLTG; encoded by the coding sequence ATGGCTACTCCTTTATCTTCTTTCGGCCCAAGGCCTCCTGTCGCACTTATCGCTGGCCCCACCGCCAGCGGCAAGAGTGCAATGGCAGTACATCTGGCAAAAGCCGTCGGGCGCGGCGTCGTGATCAATGCTGACGCCAGCCAGGTCTATGCCGACCTGCGGATCCTGTCGGCGCGCCCGAGCGACGAAGAAATGGCAGGCATCCCCCACCATCTGTTCGGTCATGTCAACGCCGCCGAGGCGCATAATGCCGCGCGCTGGGCGGATGACGCGCGCGTCGCGATCGCCGCCGCGCATGCCGCGAGCGAAATCCCGATCCTCGTCGGCGGCACCGGGCTGCATATCCGCACGCTGCTCGACGGCATTTCGCCGATACCCGACATCGACCCCGATGTTCGCGCCGCAGTCCGCGCGCTGCCTGTCGCCGAAGCCCACGCCGCGCTGACCCGCGAAGACCCCGCCACCGCCGCCCGCCTCAATTCCACCGACACCACCCGCATCGCCCGCGCGCTCGAAGTCGTCCGCTCGACCGGCCACCCGCTGGGTCATTGGCACGCCGCGCACACCGGCGGCATCGGCGACACGATCACACTCGCCCCGCTCATTCTCCTCCCGCCGCGCGAGTGGCTGCGCGATCGCTGCGACCAGCGGCTGGTCCAGATGTTCGACGGCGGCGCGGTTGCCGAAGTCGAAGCGCTGCTCGCCCGCAACCTCGACCCCGATCTTCCCGCCATGCGCGCGATCGGTGTCCCGCAGATTGCGCAATATCTGACCGGTACGATCGACCGCGACCAAGCGCTCACGCTGACGCAAGCCGCCACGCGCCAATATGCCAAACGCCAATATACCTGGTTCCGCAACCAGCCGCCCGCCGACTGGCCGCGCCACAGCGAGTCACTAAACAATGATTCTATTGATGAATTAGCAATTATATTACGTCAAAGCCTGTTGACAGGATAG